The genomic region TCCCTGATGCTCGATATGGGTCAATAGCCAGAGACGATTCCAGTCCGCACACGGATGGCCGGACAGCGGCATCAGTTGACCGCTACGCAGCGTTGGCAGGTTCGTCTGCCCCTCGGCAATCTGCCCGCAGCCATGAAGCGTGAACTGATGCACTCCCGGTCGTTCGCTCTCATCCTTGAAACCCCTCTCTTCGCCACGGTAAAACTGCCCCAGACCGTCGCCCAAGACCAGACAATGCCCGCGCGCGCGGTGCTCAAAGTAGTAATGAAGCCGCTCCTGGGCGCATAGACGCTGGAGAAACTGCAGGTCCGATTCCCGATACTGCGTGCAGAAATCACGGAGCGGGTAATCGCCGCTCAGGTCGAAACGACGATCCTTGCCGGCAATCCCATGCTCCTTGAGCACCTGAGCAAGAATCTCCGGCACCGAGCGATCGCTGAAAATTCGCTGATTGAAGCGCTGGGCCAGGCAAGCAAGCCTGGGGCCCAGACGTACACGACAAAGCCTGGGTTCATCGCCATGGCCGGGTTGGACGAGGCCAAGCAACTGTCCGTGAATACCCTCCCCTTGCGGCCCGAAGTGCAAAAAGGCCGAGCGGTACAGCAGGCTTGCAAGGTCCAGCGTCGGGTCATCGTTCAGCAGATCCACGTCGAACGCAAAAGGCTCGCTGATGGCTTCACTACCGGTAAAGGCCAAGACCTCAAAGGGGTCGGGAAGACCCGCTATATCCAGACGAAATGACGGCTCGTTGACTGAATCGAACATCGGCGATTCTCTACAGGAGGGGCGGCCGGGGATTCTCGCTGAGAGACATGGCCGAGTAGAGTGCCGAAGTACAACTTAGGAAATGACCTACGTGAAAAGAAGACCACATCGCTTGGATTGCTAGGAATGTGGGTCATTTCGCGTGAAAAAAGAGAAGCTCCGCACCAGGTCATCTGAAATTTCCGCAACGTACGGAGAATTTTCAGACAACCCGAGGGGCGCGGCGCCTTA from Pseudomonas sp. GGS8 harbors:
- a CDS encoding contractile injection system protein, VgrG/Pvc8 family, with product MFDSVNEPSFRLDIAGLPDPFEVLAFTGSEAISEPFAFDVDLLNDDPTLDLASLLYRSAFLHFGPQGEGIHGQLLGLVQPGHGDEPRLCRVRLGPRLACLAQRFNQRIFSDRSVPEILAQVLKEHGIAGKDRRFDLSGDYPLRDFCTQYRESDLQFLQRLCAQERLHYYFEHRARGHCLVLGDGLGQFYRGEERGFKDESERPGVHQFTLHGCGQIAEGQTNLPTLRSGQLMPLSGHPCADWNRLWLLTHIEHQGGQQPGFLYRNQLRVVTQEAPFIATQPVVKPRMYSLQRGWVVDVGESRPDPSRPVAVQFDWIYQGEGAAPSHCWLPLSGELEGAGVIPLSEGAQVLVSFVEGDPDQPLISGFLPGPLSSAESAMTDLLSASTTEAGRAVDGLLGLLQSSEPLVLLCLLPGGGSFSHCAQSLCTCRAAMQLGQSGAA